In the genome of Campylobacter helveticus, the window ATGGACGCAAGTGAAATTCTAGATGCCTTTAAAAAAAAATTAAGAGAAGAAGAGTATAAAAATTACATCTCTCTTTTAAAATTTAACGAAAAACAAAGCAAAGCAGATATATTAGTTTTCAATGCTCCAAACGAATTCCTAGCCAAATTTATCCAAACAAAATATGCCGAAGGAATTGCCCTTACTTACGAAACTATGAGCGGCAACAAAGCTAAAATTTTAATCCAAAGTCAAACGCATAAAAGCAAAAATTCCACCAAAATAGACATCGCTCAAATTAAAATGCAAAGCACGATTTTAAACCCCTCTTTTACCTTTGATAGCTTTGTCGTAGGTGGCTCTAATGAATATGCTTATGCCACTTGTAAGGCTGTTAGCCAAAAAGATAAACTTGGAAAGCTTTATAATCCCATCTTCATCTATGGTCCCACAGGACTTGGTAAAACGCACTTACTTCAAGCTGTAGGAAATGTGTGCCTAGAAATGGGAAAAAGAGTTATTTATGCGACAAGTGAAAATTTTATTAACGATTTTAATTCTCACATTATCAACAAAACAATGGATAAATTTCAAGAAAAATATCAAAACTGCGATGTTTTACTCATAGATGATGTGCAGTTTTTAGGTAAAACGGACAAAATACAAGAAAAATTTTTCTTCATTTTTAATGAAATTCGCGATAAATCAGGACAAATCATAATGACTTCTGATAACCCTCCTAATATGCTAAAAGGCATTACAGACAGGCTAAAATCGCGTTTTGCTAATGGCATTATTGCTGATATTACCCCGCCTCAGCTTGAAACTAAAATCGCCATTATCCGTAAAAAATGTGAATTTAACGAAGTCAATTTAAATAATGAAATCATCAGCTATCTCGCCACAGCTATGGGGGATAATATCCGTGAAATAGAGGGTATGATAACAAATTTAAATGCTTATTCTAGACTTATCAATCAAGAAATAAGCCTAGAATTCGCCAAAGAAATGATGAAAGACCACATTAAAGAAAAAAAAGAAAATATCACCATAGAAGACATTTTAAGCATTGTTAGCAAAGAATTCAACCTCAAAACAAACGATATAAAATCAACAAAAAGGTCGCAAAATATCGTTCTTGCAAGACGCATTATAATATTTTTAGCAAGAGAACTTACAAGTCTCTCTATGCCGCAACTTGCAGTTTATTTTGAGATGAAAGACCACACAGCCATTTCACATAATATTAAAAAAATCAACGAACTCATCAAAGAAGATCAACATTTAAAAAGCAAAATCGAAGAACTAAAGAATAAAATTTTAACCAAAAGTCAAAGTTAATGTGAAAAATGTGAAAAACCACAAAAATTTAAAATGTAATAAAACTATGATAAAATAAATTTTTAAAAGAGTTTTTCACATTTTCAACATACTTATTATTATGATGAAAATTTAAAATAAATACTTGAAAGGAAAA includes:
- the dnaA gene encoding chromosomal replication initiator protein DnaA; the encoded protein is MDASEILDAFKKKLREEEYKNYISLLKFNEKQSKADILVFNAPNEFLAKFIQTKYAEGIALTYETMSGNKAKILIQSQTHKSKNSTKIDIAQIKMQSTILNPSFTFDSFVVGGSNEYAYATCKAVSQKDKLGKLYNPIFIYGPTGLGKTHLLQAVGNVCLEMGKRVIYATSENFINDFNSHIINKTMDKFQEKYQNCDVLLIDDVQFLGKTDKIQEKFFFIFNEIRDKSGQIIMTSDNPPNMLKGITDRLKSRFANGIIADITPPQLETKIAIIRKKCEFNEVNLNNEIISYLATAMGDNIREIEGMITNLNAYSRLINQEISLEFAKEMMKDHIKEKKENITIEDILSIVSKEFNLKTNDIKSTKRSQNIVLARRIIIFLARELTSLSMPQLAVYFEMKDHTAISHNIKKINELIKEDQHLKSKIEELKNKILTKSQS